In the Diadema setosum chromosome 11, eeDiaSeto1, whole genome shotgun sequence genome, TTCAATCCAACGCCGGATTTCTCACCGACGAAAATGGATTTGAGTTATCCTTTCTCCACATATCCATGCCTGCTGGAAAGGGGAATCGAAACGTGCCAAGAACTGACTTACAAAATTGGTTGAAGAGAAAACAATGCTTTGTACGTATCAAGAACCGAGACAATATGTGCTGTGCCCGCGCTTTAGCCGTGGCCCTGGCTCACGCCGACAAGTCAAACGGCACAGAAGCTGCGCGGTATTACAAAAGCATGACTAAAGCAGAGAAGACTCAGAAAGAAGCGGCCACCCGTCTCCACGATATTTCCGGGGTTTCCATGGAGAAGGCTTGCGGCATCGATGAGTTGAAATTTTTTCAGGCTGCCTTGCCCGACTATCAAATAGTCGTATACTCCAAGGACACATTCAACGAAATACTCTATGCCGGGCCGCATAAAACTAGACAATTGTTTCTGTATCACTACGACGGCCACTACGCGACGATCACTTCGATGCCAGCCTTCTTGGAACAGAACGGGTTTTGCGGTAACTGTTTGAAGGGATATTCCGTCAAAAAGCGTCATGTGTGCTCTGGATCGGGTTGTGCCTGCTGTCGCATTGGACCTTGCGAAATAACCGAATGGTTGCATTGTCCCGACTGTCGCAGATACTTTAAGAATCCGACTTGTTTTGAGAACCATAAACGCGTGGGGAAAGGAAACAATGCCTCAGAGGGCGTGAGTGTATGCGCCAGAGTATACAGATGTAAggattgtgacgtcacaattgaTCGTATCAAGGATGGAACGAAGAAAAAACATGTCTGCGGTATGCGGTACTGCCTCCAATGGAAGGCTGAAATACATCTTGACGAACAGCACTTGTGCTACATGCTTCCACTCGTCCAACAAGATCTTCAAAATCTGATAAACGCGGTTGACAAATTTATCGGATACTCGACGAATGACGGAGATTGTCAGACGTCCAGGGAAGATGCGACATATGAGGAGCttcaaaaaaaatatgcttCCCTGGAAAAAAGGCATGAAATGCTCGGAGAGCTGTTGGTGAAGTTAGAATAAGTACGCAATCCGTCAACCGCCATAATATCTCGGACCAAAAGTTGTAAATCGTGGATGAAAAAGTGTCGGGAATCCATCCCGGCCTACATATTCTATGACTTTGAATGCCGACAAGATGAGGCCATTGCTGAAAACAAACTAGGCGCCATATACAAGCACGTGCCAAATTTGTGTATTGCATACCGGGTTTGTGCGCTGTGTTGGGAGACCGAAAACAAGTTGTGTAACATCTGCGAGAAGAGAGAATGGATCTTTAAAGGTGACACTTGTAGAAACGAATTTAGCCAGTGGCTTTTTTCTGACACAATCCATACGGGAAGACGGGCAATTGCGCATAATGCCCGAGGCTACGATGCGCTGTTCATCAAAGAATATCTACTAGAACAGGGTATAGTGCCTAACGTGATAGAAAACGGAGTAAAAATTCTAAAGCTCGAATACAAAAACGTGACGCTGATCGATTCCCTCAGTTTTCTAGCCATGCCACTGGCCAAATTTCCTAAAACGTTTGGTTTGAAGGAATTGAGGAAGGGGTACTTCCCCCATCTCTTTAACACAAAATCAAACGAAGGTTACCGCGGACCCATTCCTGACAAGATTTATTTTGATCCAGAAAGCATGAAAGGAAGCGACGCGAGAAAACAGTTTGAAGAGTGGTACGCCAAACATGAAAATACTGACTATGACCTGGAGGCGGAAATGATGGGATATTGCCATAGTGACGTGGACATTTTGATGAGAGGCTGCATGACGTTTCGTAGGGCATTCATCGAGGCATCCGGTGTCGACCCGTTTAAAGATGACGTCACAATTGCCTCTGCTTGTAGCCGAGTATTTCGTACACGATTTCTTCGTCAAGAAACCATCGGTTTGGTGCCGCCCCAGGGGTACAACCTAAACCACAATTATTCCGTGAAAGCCTTGTGCTGGCTCAAATGGATCGCTCATACAAAAGGCATCAACATCAGACACGCAATGAACGGAGGTGAAGTGCGAATAGGCAACTATTTTGCAGATGGATTGCACGAGAACACCGTATACGAATTTAACGGGTGCCTCTGGCATGGCTGTCCGACATGTTTTAAACGGCGAGATCTTGCAGTGCCAGGAAGCGATGAGTCGGTCGAGAGCGTCTATCAGAAGACGCTGGAGCGGCAAAAAACAATCGAGAAAGCTGGATACGAAGTGATTGTAATCTGGGAGCatgaatttgatcaaaatctcaGAGAGGACCCGGACATGTCGCGCTTCTACAGAGACTTTAAAGGGAGTGTCAGAGCACCTCTTAATCCGCGAGAGGGGTTTTACGGGGGGAGGACAGGAGCTTCACGACTGTATCACCGAGTCGGCGAAGGGAAAAAAATTGCATATGTAGACGTGTGCAGTCTTTATCCCTGGGTCAACAAGGTCGGCAAGTATCCCACAGGACATCCCGAAATCATAACCGAGAACTTCAAAGATATTGCAGAGTACGAAGGCTTGATCAAGTGTCAGCTAATTCCACCTAGGAAGCTGTATCATCCTGTTATTCCCTACCGCCCGCCAGGTGTCGCCTCAAAGCTGATGTTCACGTTATGCAGAACGTGCGCGATCGAAAAGCAGCAAACGCCCTGTACACACGCTGATGGGGAGAGGATGCTAGAAGGGACCTGGGTGACGGAAGAAGTCAAGTATGCATTGACCAAGGGATACAAGCTCGGGAAAATGTTTGAAGTGTGGCATTTCCATAACATCGCGCAATATGATCCAAAGACCAAGACGGGTGGATTGTTTTCTGGTTACATCAACACGTTCTTAAAAGTGAAACAAGAAGCGAGCGGCTGGCCCAGCGATTGCTGCTTTGCTGGAGAGGAAGAAGGCGCTCCGATGCCTGAAGATGTTCGCACTAACCGGGAGCGCTATGTGAGGGAGTACCTGGAGAAGGAAGGCGTGGAACTGGATCCTGAGCGCATCAAACACAACCCAGGTGAGAGTGATGAATTGTTAATGGCATTGAAAAAGTCTttaaaataaggaaaaaaattatacaaacccaaaacatgttacataatgttatcaaaatgatattgagATATTGCGACCAATTATCTGTTAGGAATgggacattattttgtttgtttgtttgttttttatttgttatataCAGGATTGCGAGCTGTGGGAAAGGCAGCACTCAACTGCATGTGGGGCAAAATGGGACAGCGCAGTAATCTAGCCAGAGCCGAGTACTTCACACAGCCAGGGCCCTTCTTCGAGCGCCTCACCGATGACACCCGAGAGATTATACGCGTTGAGTTTCCGACGGATCTCGTCGCGAAGGTAGTCCACGCCCCGGAAGCAGAGTTCGAAACCACCCTCAATAATACCAACGTAGTGCTAGCCGCTTACACGACAGCGCAGGCCAGGCTAAAACTCTACAGTTACTTGGACCTCTTGCAAGATCGCGTGCTGTACTATGACACCGACTCCGTCATATACATCGACAGAGAGGGCGCCCCGAAAGTGCAGACGGGAAATTTCTTAGGCGATATGACCGACGAACTGCTTTGTCATGGAGATGGCAATTACATCGAAGAATTTTGTTCGGGCGGTAGCAAAAACTATGCTTACAGGGTGTATGAGGGGAAGAGTGGTAACTACTCGACCGTGTGCAAAGTCCGGGGTATCACTCTAAATTTGCGAAACGAGCGAGTTGTGAACTTTGATAGTCTTAAATCTATGGTGCGTGGGGTCCAATTAGAGCCCATCGTCGTTACCAACCCAAGACGCATTGCGCGAACCAGCAAGGGAGAATTAATAACAAGAGCGGAAGAAAAAATTTATCGCGTGGTGTTTGATAAACGCGTGAAATTAGATGACTACAACACACTACCGTACGGATATTAATCGAGTTAAATCAGAGGCAACGTCAATGcttgatataatataatacgtTTGCATTGACCATTGATTCGGGCAAAGTATATTGTCTTTGAATTATAGTTTGGATTGCTGAATAGTTTGTTCTTTCATTACGGTTAAATTCAAGGATGAATTATCAACATATTCTCTTATCTTTCCTCGTATCACTAATGAGTTTATTGGGGTATCCTCTTACACGGTATTTCCCTTGTACTAAATCTCTGTATTCTCTTGTGTACGAATGCCACGAAAAATCACGAATCGATGCATATTATGATGGTAAAAGTAATTTGTTGACACgtaaaatgtgtaaaaaaaaagtaaaggtaACGACCATCAAGGTCTCAGTCAAACATGTAGGCACTTTTGAGaaaatattattcatttatctcCACTGGTTTGTGCAGCGCCGTCTGGTAAAGAGTCTGTAAAAGTGATGAAAATAGGAGtttaagtataaaaaaaaaactatcatgGTTTTCATTAACTCCGCCAAAACCTTGTGCTACCTGTGAACTCGTTTTAAACACACGGGGTTCTTCAGTATGTGTCAATGAATGTGTATAGACGTTGTATTATTGCCGAGGcttatttgaaatgtatgatGTTCACACCATGCGCTCATTGTTACAGCCGTCGAGTGTTtgtaagaaattaaaagaaaaaaatcagaacgTTTTGAAGTTATACGTTCATTGAAGCATTAAAGTATCAGATGTGCTACGAATTATGCGTTTGATTTGTATTTACAATTGTAGAATAAAATTCGCTCGtgtttatggaaatgaaatgatgctCACAAATGTCACCTCTATGCAGCTATTGTTCGGTTACATTGGAAACGgctatgtttgtgtgtgtgtgtgtgtttgtgattgtttgagtgtgtgtgtgtgtaattagcTGTTAAGGCATGACACGACATGAGATTATCCGACATAATATAAGATCGCGTGAAGACACAAATGCAATAACGACTCTTTCTCACAAATCTTACAGAATGATAAGCGAACCAATCGCCTTTATTGAATTATATTAGACACAAAATTTCTTTAACAACTTTTActtaacagtaaaaaaaaaaaaaaaaaaaaagaaaatgaagaacaacGCGGATCATTAAGCCGCAACAATAATCGAGATTCTAATACAATAGGAAGAtctaggattttttttaattcgcttacaacaaaataaaaggtaaTGTTAAGACCTATTTTTTCTCCTTAATACAACCTACgcttctcaaaaaaaaatatttcaaacaaagaTGATATGTCTTAcattattaaaagaaatatatcgAACTCAAACTATTGATTTTTATTTGCTTACGACAAAATTACAAACTACACTAGGTACAAAATTCCTTCTgcagttttttcttcttttttttattgatacaaATACAGAGCTCGAAACAACGCGGATTGCTCTTACGAGTGAGTAATAGATAGAAATAAAATACAGCGGTACACTACTTTTTTtccgactttcattttttttttgttgttgttgttgtttttttaaactgcTGCAAACTATGAATAGATCCAATATCGGCTAGAGACATTCTCTTCTGAATGCTAACGTTACATAAAAATCAGAAAGATAAGAACAATTATGCGTTAGTGTGTTACCTtgtcataaaaaaattaaaacaatatccTGCTTATAACGAATCGGCGATTAAATTTCAGAATACTCAAAGCTACAACGTGCCAACTTTAAATGACGTTGCAAACTCATCGTTTCACAAATAActgtttcaaaataattcttcTAATATACGTTAAATAATTCATCGTCTCCCATAAAAGGCACGTGCAAACTGTTCCTGTGCGAGGCTAGGGTCCAAGAGCGGGTaacggcgactggtatgcctttCCACAAATTGCTGAACATGACGATCGTTGTATCCCCTGTCCTTTTTATCAAACATGCCGATGATTCGTTCCATTGGTATTCCCCGAGTTCGGTGCATGATGTAGAATATGGCATAAGCGCCACACACGGTGGAGAAGAAACTCTGCAACTGCGTAGTGTTGTGACGAGCATTACCGCTGAGGGTATGGCGACGAAGAAAGGTTGTAATAGCGGCCGGTAGAGGGCGTTTTCCATAACTGTCAAACACCTCGCTCTTACCAGACTTGTCGAAGAAAATAGCAATCCAGTGCGAGCCTTTTTGATGGCTGCTATCCAGGTTGACAACAAATGCCGAGGGGTAGGTTATTTTGTCCATGGGCAGCATGTCGGACGGGTAAACACCTGCAAAGACCGGCGAAGTCCTCTTATCGTTGCGAAGCGCTCTGTCAATGTCTTTGCTGTACATTTTCAAACGCTGAAATCGTACAAGATGTTTCTAGCTCTGTCAATTTCTATCACGTTTTCGAACGTGCCGATGACGAGAATGTTGATGGCACTCGGTAGGGGGTCCTTAAAGTGGATGTTCAGGTTGAGATTCCCGTTTTTCCGGAGAGCGAAACTTCCTTCGGAATTCCCAGTTGGGGACAGATCGAATGCAAACAGGGTAAAACCTTTGGCATAGTCGTCCCTCGAAATGTAGAGTTCTGGCTGTGCTTCAAGCTTATTAAGCTCAGAGAATAGCGTGTAGTTTTCTCGCATGTACTGCTTCCCCTTTGTCCCTTCGAAATCTGGCTGAAATGGCTTGCTGGGCACGAGTTTGCCGTCTACATCTAGGGCCAAGTAGTTGGTGTTGAAGTGTTGAAAGTTGAAGGGGTTCTTTCCGTAATTCCCGTTGAAAGCCCGATTATCAACCATGGCGACGATCATTTTCTTCGGCAGTTGACCCAGAAACACGTGATCTTGCTGGAGAGACATCTGCCCCGCTGGAACCGAAATCACCTTTGTGACTACACGATCGATGGGATATTTGGCCGTTGCTTTCTCCAACGCCCTCTCGTGAGTTAGGGCTGTTGAGGGGGGAACTTTGATTTTTCTCACAAACAGCGTGCAGTTTTCAATTTTGACGCGATAGCCAGATGCTGGAGTGTTTGTCATGAGGCTGAACGCGTCCTTGTGGCGAATTAGTTTTACACGAAGGTCTACCCCATTGATGAGATACCTGGGCTGAAAGAAAAGGTCTGCGTGTATCGGTGAAATCATGTCGATCAAGGCCGAATTTTTCACATAGTGATACCTACCATTCAGCCCCTCGTTTTCTTCAGCATCGTCCGCGTCTGGCTCCGGTTCCGTGACGTCAAGTTTGCCCGGAGTGTCCCGATGAAAGAGGCTCATCGTGTACAGAGACTTCAGTGCCGCCGGGCCGCGGCGCCGCCGGGCCATAGTTGAGCATGACGTCAGCGTATGCGCGATACGGATAAGTCGGCATTGAGGGTGTGATGATTTTTTCGTTCAGACTGATATCCACCTGACTGAAAAGTGCCTGCATGAAAAGGTTGACAGGGGCAACTTTATCCGTAGCTGCCAGATCAGTTCCATTTGACTTGACGATTTTCGCCTTCACTTGTAGATATGTCTTGGCAAGGTCGATGTATTCCGAACCGCTCCCTGATACGAAGAATTCAATGGGCCCGCTGTCTATATTTGCAATGGGGTGATAGTCTACAGCATACCCATCTTCCACCGTCAGCTGCGTAGGTGGGACCGTGAACAGGTCGAGAGCGCTGGTTGTGCACGGACAGCTGTTTTCATGCACGAGTCCCATGCTGTCTAATAAAAAATATCGTCAAACTTCTGCTTAGATGAGGATGTGTGACGCTTCGCTGCCTTTTTCCGACTGTGACGTGCATGCGATCTGCGCGAGCTTTTTATGGATTCTCTTCTGGCAATTTTTCTTCTCACCGTCTCACCGGCGTCACGGTGCTTTCTCTTCCGAGTCGCCTTCTTCTTTTTAGCCAGTTTATCCACAGCAAATTGAATTCCCGACTCTATGCCGGCATTCACGGCTTCTCTTGCTAATTTAGGCGCATTCTTTCTAATGGCGGGAAGGGCTCTTTTCAGGGCGGTTTTGGCGAGAGCTTTCCCGCCAATCTTGCCGAGTTTAGGCAGTGCCCTGACTCCGCTCGTGATAGCAGCCCTCCCTGCAGGTATTGCCAACCGGAACAAACTCGATAGAATACCTCCAAATCCGTGTCCCCTCTGATAAGGCGCGCCTTTAAACACTGGAAGTCCACGCCCTCTTTGCTGCCATCCATGATAGTCCGTGTATTCTGCGGGTGAAACTAGCTCCATTGTGTTGATTTCGCGAGCAGAAAGACGACTGACGTTTAAGGGGTGATTCGCTCTCATTTATATCGGATGTTTGCGATGTTGACGACGTCTCGATGCTCTATGTCTTTTGTTGCCTTCTATTCGTCTGACAAGTCTTATGGCCCTGAGCATAGTAGCTCctaacttcttcttcttcttgtgcgATCGCCGTTTGTGCCCGCGCTGTTTTCTCGCTGTTTTTCCTCGTTTAACCATTTTTGCTCATAAATAACTGGGTGCCCTCCTTTTGAAATGAAGCGTTAGGATGAGCGTCCCCCGTGTAAATGGGATAGATTCCCCCGTTCCGTCTCTTATATCTATCTCGACCGTGTCAAACACCTTGGTTTGAACTCGTTTGTAATGTGGGCTGTCGTACTGCACGGATATTTGCACGCCCCCGCGATTTTCGACATTCACAACTCGGAGTAGAGGCGCCCGACTGTCACCGACAATTTCATGCTCTAAAATATCCGTGTAAATAAACAGGTTATCAATGGTGTTGAGACTGAAGGTTCGCGGTGGGATCACTCTACCAGTTATCTCTTTGTAGTCGCTTTCAAATCCGAACATGCGTGCGATTCTTCCATTCAGGATCAGTTGGCATCCTTCgtgaaaatcaaacatgattttttcAGCACGTTCCATAACAGTTATCTGGCACCCTTCGGCAAGCGCTGCACGCTCCTCGCCTTGCGGCCTGATTTCGTTGATGAGCGATCTGATGGTAGGGTAGTAGCCCTCTTTAAGTTTCTTTTCAAACACACGATTCCCTTCTCTGTATCTGACAGATGATTTTGTCGGATGCTCGTCCGTAGTGACGAGGTTGTACCACGAAGTAGGAAAAGTTGCATCGACGAGAGCGCATTCATATTCACCGGAAAGATGCACGGGGTGTGGTAGTTTCACTTTGAAGTGTGTAAGAGTATTGTCCGGAAATTCTCCCATGCTACTATTCGACGGGAGGGTGAGAAAAAAGGAGTCCTGGTTGGTCGCAGTACCAGACATTTTGACAAACTGATACTCGATATACGTTACTTCTCCTTATAAAACAGCAGGCCTCACAACGGGCCCCTTAAGCGCTTCACGTCCGCTGTCCAGGCGGAGAACTTTTCAGGCCAATTCAGATACTTGACGTAGTATTCTTTGACGCCCTGGCGCTTTCttgttttcagaattttctCAATGGGAAAGTATTCGTCCCCTTCAACACGAACTTTCTGCAGCTCTTCCGCGTAGAAAGTTCCATGCAACTCTTCGTCCATGAGATCTGACACGCGATACACTGGAGGGACGCGAGGTAGACGCTTTATGATCTTGAAGATTTCGTCGGTCCATCCCTGCAGGTAACCTTTTTTGAAGGGTCGGGCGAGCATTGAAATTCTGACATGATCCCCAACTTTGAATTTGT is a window encoding:
- the LOC140235372 gene encoding uncharacterized protein; the protein is MCCARALAVALAHADKSNGTEAARYYKSMTKAEKTQKEAATRLHDISGVSMEKACGIDELKFFQAALPDYQIVVYSKDTFNEILYAGPHKTRQLFLYHYDGHYATITSMPAFLEQNGFCGYRGPIPDKIYFDPESMKGSDARKQFEEWYAKHENTDYDLEAEMMGYCHSDVDILMRGCMTFRRAFIEASGVDPFKDDVTIASACSRVFRTRFLRQETIGLVPPQGYNLNHNYSVKALCWLKWIAHTKGINIRHAMNGGEVRIGNYFADGLHENTVYEFNGCLWHGCPTCFKRRDLAVPGSDESVESVYQKTLERQKTIEKAGYEVIVIWEHEFDQNLREDPDMSRFYRDFKGSVRAPLNPREGFYGGRTGASRLYHRVGEGKKIAYVDVCSLYPWVNKVGKYPTGHPEIITENFKDIAEYEGLIKCQLIPPRKLYHPVIPYRPPGVASKLMFTLCRTCAIEKQQTPCTHADGERMLEGTWVTEEVKYALTKGYKLGKMFEVWHFHNIAQYDPKTKTGGLFSGYINTFLKVKQEASGWPSDCCFAGEEEGAPMPEDVRTNRERYVREYLEKEGVELDPERIKHNPGLRAVGKAALNCMWGKMGQRSNLARAEYFTQPGPFFERLTDDTREIIRVEFPTDLVAKVVHAPEAEFETTLNNTNVVLAAYTTAQARLKLYSYLDLLQDRVLYYDTDSVIYIDREGAPKVQTGNFLGDMTDELLCHGDGNYIEEFCSGGSKNYAYRVYEGKSGNYSTVCKVRGITLNLRNERVVNFDSLKSMVRGVQLEPIVVTNPRRIARTSKGELITRAEEKIYRVVFDKRVKLDDYNTLPYGY
- the LOC140235373 gene encoding uncharacterized protein F54H12.2-like, which gives rise to MISPIHADLFFQPRYLINGVDLRVKLIRHKDAFSLMTNTPASGYRVKIENCTLFVRKIKVPPSTALTHERALEKATAKYPIDRVVTKVISVPAGQMSLQQDHVFLGQLPKKMIVAMVDNRAFNGNYGKNPFNFQHFNTNYLALDVDGKLVPSKPFQPDFEGTKGKQYMRENYTLFSELNKLEAQPELYISRDDYAKGFTLFAFDLSPTGNSEGSFALRKNGNLNLNIHFKDPLPSAINILVIGTFENVIEIDRARNILYDFSV
- the LOC140235374 gene encoding uncharacterized protein, with product MGLVHENSCPCTTSALDLFTVPPTQLTVEDGYAVDYHPIANIDSGPIEFFVSGSGSEYIDLAKTYLQVKAKIVKSNGTDLAATDKVAPVNLFMQALFSQVDISLNEKIITPSMPTYPYRAYADVMLNYGPAAPRPGGTEVSVHDEPLSSGHSGQT